CGGCAACGAGATCCTGCTCCTGATCGCCAACCGACGCTCCAAGCGCATACCCGACCGCGAACAACCCCTCGGCTACGGTCGCGAAGCGTACATCTGGTCGATGTTCGCGGCCCTCGGCCTCTTTGCGCTCGGCGCCGGAGTGTCGATCACCCACGGAATCCAGGAACTCTTTCATTCGGAACCAGCCACCGATTTCGGGGTTGCCTACGCGGTTCTCGGAGTCTCCTTCATCCTCGAGGGCATCTCGTTCCGTCAGGCCTACAAGCAATTGCGGGCAGAAGCATCAGCCGTCAACAGTGACGTTCTCACCCAAGCCCTCAACACGTCCGACCCCACAACCCGGGCCGTATTCGCCGAAGATGCTGCGGCACTTATCGGTTTGATCATTGCCTTTGCCGGCGTCCTGCTGCACCAGATCACCGGATCACCGATCCCCGACGCACTGGGATCCATCCTCGTCGGCATCCTCCTGGGCGTCATCGCGATCATCCTGATCGACCGCAACCGACGATTCCTGGTCGGCGAGGAAGCGTCACCAACCCTGCGTGCCGCCGGCATCAAAGCGCTGACACAACTACCCGACGTCAACCGAATCACGTTCCTGCGCATGGAATACCTGGGGCCGCGGCAGGTGTACCTCGTTGCCAGCATCGACGTCGTCGGGGACTACGCCGAATCGCGAGTAGCCCACACGCTGCGCGACCTCGAGCGCACACTCGAGCAGAGTCCACGCGTCGTACGAGCAATCCTGACGCTCTCGACTCCGGAAGAACCGTCGATCACGGTCTGAAAGCCGATACTCTCGGTTGATGCGCGTTCTGGTCGTTGTACTCATGGTTCTGGGATTTATTGTCGGCGGAATTCCCCTGGTGGGCGTTGCAATCGACGTGATGACCAGTTCGGACGACAACATCGTGTTCCAGGGAGGGTACGCACCGCTAACTAGTGTGCAGATGAGCCGGGACTACGAGTCGACGCTGGACATCTCCTTCAGAGCACTCCCCGATACCTCGCCCCGGTGGTTGATTCTCGCCGCCTATCCCCTGATCGGAGCAGCCTTGGGCGCTCTGACCGCCGCCGTACTCGGCCGTCGCGGGTGGCGCCTGACGCGCGCCTGATCAGACACCGATGGCCGCCCCACCGTCGAAACGAGGAGCGGCCACCGAGAGAACAGAGTTCAGATGTACATCGCAGGATCGATGTAACTGTTCGGATCCACCAACTTCTCCTTGGCGGTCCGCGGCCGAGCCACTGCGGGAATACCCGTTGCAATGGAATCGGCCGGAACATCACGCGTCACAACAGCATTGGCACCGATAGCGCTACCCTCACCGATGACAACAGGCCCCAAGATCTTGGCACCCGCACCAACGGTGACCCGATCGCCGAGCGTCGGATGACGCTTGACCTGCTCGAGTGACCGGCCGCCGAGCGTGACACCGTGATAGAGCATGACATCGTTGCCGATCTCAGCAGTCTCCCCGATCACGACGCCCATGCCGTGGTCGATGAAAAACCGTCGACCGATGGTCGCGCCGGGATGGATCTCGATGCCGGTGGCAAAACGTGTCAGCTGCGACAACACCCGCGCCGGGCCGCGCAGAGCGGGCACAGCCCACATCTTGTGCGCGATCCGGTGCGACCAGATGGCATGCAGCCCTGAGTAAACGAGGGCATTCTCCACATTGCTGCGCGCGGCAGGATCCTGACCGCGCGCAGCCTGCAGGTCCTCGCGAATGACGCCGAGGATACTCACGAACCTCAGTCCCGGATGTGTTCGAACAGCGGGGTGGAGATGTAACGCTCACCGAAGTCGGGCACGACAACAACAATCAACTTGCCGGCGTTCTCGGGACGCTTCGCCAGTTCGAGTGCGGCCCAGACGTTGGCTCCGGAGGAGACGCCACCGAGGATGCCCTCGTCGGTGCCCAATGCGCGCGCGGTGGTGACTGCGTCGTCGAACTTGACGTCGACGATCTCGTCGTAGATCTCACGATCGAGGACGTCGGGCACGAAGTTCGCGCCGATGCCCTGGATCTTGTGGGGGCCAGGCTGGCCACCGGTCAGGATCGGGGAATCAGCAGGCTCGACGCCGACGATCTTGACGCCGGGCTTGCGCGACTTGAGGGTCCGGCCGACGCCGGTGAGAGTTCCACCGGTACCGATACCGGCGACGAAGATGTCGATGGCACCGTCCGTGTCCGCCCACACCTCTTCGCCGGTGGTGGCCTCGTGGATGGCGGGGTTCGCCGGGTTACCGAACTGGTTGGCCGATACGGCGTTTTCGGTCTGCTCGACAATTTCCTTGGCCTTGGCGACTGCGCCTGCCATTCCGTCGGCACCCGGGGTCAGCACGATTTCGGCACCGTAGGCGCGCAGCATGACGCGACGCTCGGTGGACATCGTCTCCGGCATGGTCAGGATGACCTTGTAGCCGCGAGCAGCACCGACCATGGCGAGTGCGATACCGGTGTTGCCACTGGTGCCCTCGACGATGGTTCCGCCGGGCTTGAGAGCGCCGGACTTCTCGGCGGCGTCGATGATCGCCACACCGATCCGGTCCTTGACGCTGTTGGCTGGGTTGTAGAACTCGAGCTTCGCTACAACCTGCGCTCCGAGTCCGTCGGTCAAGCGGTTGAGTCGCACCAGCGGGGTGCGCCCGACCAACTCGGTGACGTCGTTGTAAATTCCGGTCATTTCCGTACCTCCATGCGGCCGCAGTGTCGACCGGGTCGTTTCCTTGATGAGGTTATTGCATCATTCGATGTGTCCTATAGCTCAACCGGGCCGGTTAAGACCCCAGAACTACCCGAAAATATCTCCCGGAACGCCGAATGCCGCATCCGGTCGATCAGATGCGGCATTCGGGTCACAAGAACTGAAATAGCGAGGGACTCAGCCCAGGCGCTGCTTCAGAGCTTCGAACTCGTCGCGGATGCCGGTAGGCAGCTTCTCGCCGACGAAGTCGAACCACTCCTCGATCAGCGGGATCTCGGCCTTCCACTCGTCGATGTTCACAGCGAGGGCCTCGGTGATGTCGGCATCCGACACGTCCAGGCCGTCGATGTCGAGAGCCGATCCCGTGGGAACGACGCCGATCGGGGTGTCGATTCCGGCAGCCTTGTGCTCGATACGCTCGACGATCCACTTCAGGACGCGAGAGTTCTCACCGAAGCCTGGCCACAGGAAGCGTCCGTCGTCGCCGCGGCGGAACCAGTTCACGTAGAAGACCTTGGGCAGCTTGGACTCGTCGGCAGACTTGCCGAGGTCGATCCAGTGCTGGAAGTAGTCACCCACGTTGTAGCCGAGGAACGGAAGCATTGCCATCGGATCGCGGCGAACCGTACCGACCTGGCCTTCGGCTGCTGCGGTCTGCTCGGAGCCGACCGTGGCACCCATGAAGACGCCGTGCTGCCAGTCGCGAGCCTCGGTGACCAGCGGAACCGTCGTCTTACGACGTCCACCGAACAGGATTGCCGAGATCGGCACGCCCTTCGGGTCGTCCCACTCGGGAGCCATGATCGGGCACTGCGACATCGGGGTGCAGTAACGCGAGTTGGGGTGAGCGGCCTGCGTGCCGGACTCAGGCGTCCACTCGTTGCCCTTCCAGTCGATCAGGTGCTGCGGATCGCCTTCGAGACCCTCCCACCAGACGTCGCCGTCGTCGGTCAGTGCAACGTTGGTGAAGACCGTGTTGCCCTGGTCGATGGTGCGCATCGCGTTGGGGTTCGAGGACCAGTTGGTGCCCGGTGCCACGCCGAAGAAACCGAATTCGGGGTTGACGGCGTACAGCTGTCCGTCGTCACCGAAACGCATCCACGCGATGTCGTCACCGAGGGTCTCGGCGCGCCAGCCGGGAATGGTCGGCTGAATCATCGCGAGGTTGGTCTTGCCACACGCGGACGGGAATGCCGCCGCGATGTAGTACGCCTTGTCCTCGGGGGAGATCAGCTTGAGGATGAGCATGTGCTCGGCCAGCCAGCCCTCGTCGTGCGCCATTGCCGAAGCGATACGCAGCGAGTAGCACTTCTTGCCCAGGAGAGCGTTTCCGCCGTAGCCGGAACCGAAGCTCCAGATCTCACGATCCTCGGGGAAGTGAGTGATGTACTTGGTGTCGTTGCACGGCCACGCAACATCGGCTTCGCCATCGGCGAGCGGAGCGCCCAAGGAGTGCAGCGCCTTGACGAAGAATCCGTCGGTGCCGAGCTTCTCGAGAACCTTGCTGCCCATGCGGGTCATGACGCGCATGGAGACAACCACGTACTCGGAGTCCGTGAGCTCGACTCCCAGCTTCGGATCCTCGGCATCGAGAGGACCCATGCAGAACGGCACGACGTACATGGTGCGTCCACGCATGGAACCGCTGTACAGGCCACCCATGAGGGTGCGCATCTCCGACGGGTCCATCCAGTTGTTGGTGGGGCCTGCGTCGATTTCTTCCTTCGAGCAGATGTAGGTGCGCGATTCGACGCGAGCCACATCGGAAGGATCGGAATTACCGAGGAACGAATTCGGCTTCTTCTCGTCGTTGAGGCGCGTGAAAGTGCCTGCCTCGACCAGCTTGTTGGTAAGCCGGTCCCACTCTTCGTCCGAGCCGTCTGCAAAGACGACACGAGCGGGCTGGGTGAGTTCGGCAACCTCTTGCACCCATGCAAGCAATTCCTTGTGTTGCGTGGGGGGCGTGCCGTCAGTTCCGTTGAGACCGGGAATGGTCGCTGAGGTCATCAAACTCTCCTGGGGTGAGCCGGAACCGGGTTCTCGTGACACCGGATGCGAACTGCAGCGCCCCGATACCAGTCGATCCCGGTGTCCCCCTCTCGACGGGGTCCAGCCGCGTCATCCACTCACGTGGATTTCACGGACGCCGGGTGTCCTATGTACTGAGGTTAACGCTGGCTGTTCACCTGCAGGTAATCGGGTGCGGTCAGAAATGTCACAGAAACGATTCAGATGGTGTATCCACAACGCGTACCCGGCTTCCAATAGAGGCAAACGGTCCCGGATCGCAAGGCGAACGGTCCTTTACGCACGTCACTCAGTGCCTTCTCCTAGTGTCACAGGGTGCCAGAATCGATGCGATCCCACACCAATACGCCTTGTTCGTCTCGATGACATTCCCACCCCGCGAAGTCTCCGTCCGACTCCACGATCGTGACGCGGTCGGCAGCGCCGTCACGATCGAAATCCGAGACGACAACAATGGCAGCGGCATCACTGCCGGAACTGTCCGTCGACACGACACGACTGTCGACGATCCCGTCACCGTCCAGATCGAACGCGTCGAGAGTTGTCGTGAGATCCCCGACGTCCAAAGTCCCCGTTCCCGGCCCGAAAGTCGCGGGGTCGATGCCTTCTGCCGACAAATGATCGGCCACCACGTCGCACTGCCCCGTGTCGACGACGCCGGCTGTGATCAGAAGTCCGTCCATTACTTCCCCCTGTGCTTGATTCTTCCCCGGCAACCCCTACCGAGATTCATCAGTACTACCAGATTTTCGTCGACATTCACCGACAAAAATCGGGGCCTGTGGACAACTCGTTCAGGCCCCGGCGCCGTTCAGAACGGCCAGGTCACGTTCACACGCGGCCAATTGTCCGGAACGTGCCTGTCCCAGTTCTCGGAGCTCGATGTCGATCTCCGCAATTCGCGCTTGCGCCGACGCAACCAGCTCGCGGCTCTCCGCCAGGATCGCGCTACCCAGATCCACTTCTGCGTCAAGGAGACCGTTCAGCACGCGCTGCTCCCATTGCGCTCGGACGGTGGCCATCGTTTCCGCCAGCCACGCACGGGCGTGCGCCCGATCTGCCGCAATGCTTCTCGTGCGGCTCAACCACCACGCAGCGGTTGCGCCGAGCACCAGAGTTACCGGAATGCTCGCTATGTCGAGGGCCGGCACCATCTCCAGCGGAATGACCGCGATCCGCCCCAAACCGAGCCCCGCCGAGGCACCGACCAACACGGTGATGCGCTCTTCATTTCCACGCGGCCGCATTGCCGGGTCATCGGGAAAATGTGGGAGCGCGACGCTCCCACCCCTTTCGCCGATTCCGACTGCTGTGGCTATCGCAGCGTCGAAAGCCACTGTGTAGCTCTCGACTTCGTGTTGCAGGCGTCCCGGCAAACTGTCGAGTTCACTGCGGGAAGACTCCTCGATCCACAGGCGCGCCGACGCCACCGTAGTTCGAGAGGTGTCCGCGATCTGCTGCGAAAGTTCGGCTCGCGCACGCTGGAGCCTGCTCCGCATCTGAGCCAGTCGTTCGCTACGTCGACCGTCACGGTCGGTGAGCAAACCGGTGCGCTCCGCACGCAGTTCGGCACCAGGATCACTCTCGCGCAGGTTTCGGATCTCGAGGTCGATCATGCGTCGGGTTTCCGCGATCACACCGCCGCCGGGCTGCGATACGGCACGTCGGCGGACTGCGTCGATGACGTCGAACAGCGGCGCGACGCCACCACCTTCGGACAGGACGATGATTGTCGCCCCACCGTAAATATCGCTGTGATCTGCAAGAATTCTCTGGTCGCGGTCGCGCACCGATTCCCAGTCGGGGTTCACATTCGCTTTGGTCATCACAACCGCAAACGGCAAGCCGCCAACCCCGGATTCGTCGAGCAACTCCAATTCTTCGCGCCCGATCACGCTGGCCGCGTCGACAACCAGCAACACGATGATGGCGTTACTCGCGTGATCGACGCTCGTATATCCGCCCGCCGCGCGAAGGTGTCTTTCCACGTCTTCGCGACCACATCGTGGCAGCCCGAGAACAAAAACACTTGCATTACTTGATGATTCATCAGCCCACGCCACATCGACATCACCAGACAACCCGGCTGGGTTCCATCTCCGAACCACGGGATGGACCACCGCCGGCAGAACCGAAGCCACATCGCTCACGCACTCACCTCCGACCTGTCTCGCTCGCCGCCGAGAAGCACCCACCGCCTCACATACGCCCGGTGGACCAGCGATATCGACTCAGCCCAGGCGGGATGCTCACGCTGCGTCGGCCCGCCCCACCACTGCGCACACCTGCGCGCGTCCTCCGCTGTGGTCGGCGTAGGAGGTGCATCTGCCACAAATTCACACAGTTCCGGACGCGTCAGCGCACCTGTCGCGGCAAAGATCAGCCCGGAATCAGTCCGTAGATACTGTTCGACCTCATCTCTGGCACCGGCTGACTCCCCCACCTCGGCGCCGGCAGCGACACGCGCCAGTATCGATCGAATTCCGTCTACTCTGCGCCACCACCACAGCTCGAGAATCGGCGACAACTCGTCGAAGAGCGCTTCCCGGCCTTGTCCGGTCAACGCGACCAGAGGAACTGTGACGGCGGAGAGCTCACCGGAAATCTCGGCCGCACGTGCCAGCGCGTCCTCCCACCCGTCACCGATGTGGTCGGCTTTGTTCAGAACGGCAAGGCAGTGATCGGACACCTGGCCGACTGCGCGTCGGTCCGCGTCTCGGATCGCATCGACTACGACGACCACAACACAGTGGCTGCTCAGATCCGGATCTGTCGCACCGGGCACGTCGAAGGCTCTCGTCTCCGTCGGAATCACCGGCGCGCCTCCCACCCGATGGCTCGCGAAGGCATCACTCTCGAGTAATCGGGTCACCGCGGACCGTCCGACGCCACTACGACCGGCAACCAATACCTGCAACGGTGCGGTCAGCGATCCGACTATCGAATGCACCGCCTCCGCGGCGTGCTGATCGATCGACATCAACCGGTAAGCAAGCCGTCGCAGTTCGTCCATCGGCGCCACACATGCATCGTCCAGTGAGACTGCGGGCACAATCCGAGCCCACGCCTTCACATTTTCCCCTGTGTTCATCCCCACCCCACGTTCCCCTTCGTGCTGGGCAGATTCTGTCAGGTTTACGACGACACGGCTGTTCCCGGCAGGTCATCTCACGTTCGGCTGTCCGATTTGGCGGGCCGTTCTCCGGAATTTTCCCAGAAAGTCTCAACTCGAACTTCAGACCCGTCTGCGCTATACGGCAGTCATGCGTGACAATGGACGCGTGAACGAAGCCGATCAGCACGCACTGCCAACCCCGAACGCGGGCGAGACGGAAGACTCAAAGGGTTCCCGTCTCCATCCGCGCGTGACAAGTTTCCGTTCGCGCCGGGGTGCGCTGACCGACGCACAGCAGAAGTCCTGGGACCGTCAGTGGCCGCTTATCGGTGCCGATGTGTCCGACACTCCCCTCGACGCGACCGCCTGGTTCGGACGTGATGCTCCGCTGATCATCGAGATCGGATCGGGCACCGGAACCGCCACCGCTGCGATGGCCAAAGCCGAACCGCACGTCAATCTCATCGCCATCGAGGTCTACCGCCCCGGGCTCGCGCAACTCCTCCAGCAGGTCGAACGCGAAGAGATCCCGAACGTCCGCGTCCTGCGCGGCGACGCGATGGATGTACTGGAAAACATGATTGCCCCCGAGTCGCTGACGGGTGTGCGGGTGTTCTTCCCGGATCCGTGGCCCAAGGCTCGCCATCACAAGCGTCGCCTGTTGCAGGCCCCGACATTCTCGTTGATCGCCAATCGCCTCAAGCCCGGCGGAGTCCTCCACGTTGCCACCGACCACGCCGAATACGCGGAGTGGATCGAAGAAACCGGAAACGCCGAACCGCTCTTGAGCGCACTCGACTGGGAATCCCCGATGACTCACGAGCGCCCTGTCACGAAGTTCGAAGACAAGGCCCATAAGGTCGGAAGTGCAATTACCGAGCTTATATGGGGGAAGATCAGAGCATGAGCGTCAGCGAACAGCTATCCGACGACCTCGAGTCGTCAGGATCTCCACTCGACCTCGGTCGTGACTCCCGCCACCCCAAGCGGGTTCTCCTGGTGTGGGATGCCCCCAACCTGGACATGGGTCTCGGCGCCATCCTCGGTGGCCGACCTACCGCCGCCTACCGGCCACGATTCGACGCCCTCGGACGGTGGTTGCTGTCACGGACCGCTGAGCTGTCCGCTCGTGAGTCCGGCAATCTCGAACCCGAAGCGACCGTCTTCACGAATATTGCCACCGGCAGCGCCGACGTTGTGCGCCCGTGGGTCGAAGCGTTGCGTAACGTGGGTTTTGCGGTGTTCGCCAAGCCGAAGGTCGATGAGGACAGCGATGTCGATTCAGACATGCTCGAGCACATCGCTCTGCGGTACGGCGAGGGACTGGCCGGAATCATGGTCGCGTCCGCCGACGGTCAAGCATTCCGCGAGCCGTTGGAAGACATCGCAGCGACCGGCATTCCGGTTCAGGTACTCGGATTCCGCGAGCACGCCAGCTGGGCTGTGTCGTCCGACGTCCTGGACTTCGTCGATCTCGAGGACATTCCCGGTGTCTTCCGCGAGCCTCTGCCGCGGGTAAGCCTGGATACGTTGCCCGACGAGGGCGCCTGGTTGCAGCCGTTCCGACCGCTTTCCGCCCTGCTTATCGGGCGAAAAAGTGTTGCCGAGTAGGAGTTGATCAGTGTTCGCCAGCTGGGGAAGCATCGTCTATCGTGCCCGCTTCACCGTCATCGCTGTCATGGTGGCGGGACTCCTCGGGCTTGCCGCATACGGCCTGAGCCTGCAGGACCATCTCAGCCAGAGCGGCTGGGACGATCCGGGGTCACAATCGGTCGAGGCTGCAAAGCTCGCCGACGGCACGTTCGGACGTAGCACCGCCGGCGACGTTCTGGCGCTGTACACAGCGCCAGAAGGAAAAACCGTCGACGACCCGGAATTCCAGGCGAAGGTCATCGACAGCCTGCAACGACTGGTCGCGGAGCATCCGGATCAGATCATGAAGATCAACGGTTCGTACTTCAAGGTCGGCGACGGACTTTCCGTCGCCGCCTTGGCGGACCCGACGAAGCAACATGCCGTTGCCAGCGTGGCCATCGCCGGCGACAACGACACCGCGGTGTCCAACAACTTCCGCGATGTCGAGAGCGAGTTCTACATCGACGGTGTCAACGTGCAGTTGGCCGGTCTGCAGCCGGTCGCCAACTCACTCAACGACACCATGGCCAATGACATCAAGCGCATGGAGATGCTCGCGATTCCCGCGGTCGGCATCCTGCTGTTCTTCGTGTTCGGCGGCGTCGTTGCTGCTGCGCTCCCCTTGATCGTGGGCGGCCTGACCGTCATCGGGGCCAACGGGATCATCCGTCTGATCACCAACTTCACCGAGGTCAACGCATTTGTTGCGCCGGTGGTGTCCTTGGTCGGACTGGGTCTGGCCATCGACTACGGCCTGTTCATCGTCAGTCGTTTCCGTGAAGAAATTGCCGAAGGACACGACACTCCGACGGCGGTCCGCCGAACCGTGATGACCGCCGGCCGAACCGTCATGTTCTCGGCGACGATGGTCGCCGTCAGCCTCGGTGGCCTTCTGCTGTTCCCCCAGGGCTTCCTGAAATCCGTCGCGTACGGCGCAATCGCGGCCGTCATGCTCGCAGCAATTTCGTCCGTCACGATCCTGCCTGCCATCCTCGGCATTCTCGGTAAGCGGATCGACGCGCTCACCTTCAAGAGGCTTCGCCAGACCAAGACCAACGAGGAAATCGAGAACGGTTTCTGGGGCAACCTCACCCGCTGGGTGATGCGGCATCCGCTCAAGGTTGCCGTTCCGATCGTGGCCGCGTTGCTCCTGATGATCATTCCTCTTAGCGGCATCAAGTTCGGTGGCATCAACGAGACGTACCTGCCGCCGGACAGCCCCACTCGCGTCGCTCAGGCCGAGTTCGACGAACTCTTCCCGGGTAACCGCACCGAACCTGTGCGTCTGGTCATCCAGGGCGCAGACAACACCGCTCTCGGCCAGATCGCGAAGACCGCCAACAGCGCGCCAGGCCTGGTCGAGAAGTTCACTCCCGAAGTCGCCACCAAGGACGGCGTCAACGTCCTCAAGGCGGGCCTGACCGAGCGCAACGAGGCTCGCCCCACCATCGACTACCTGCGGTCAGCTGATTGGCCGGAAGGTACGACGGTCCTTGTCGGCGGCACCCCTGCCATCGAGCAGGACAGCGTCGACGCTCTACTCGACCGTCTACCGCTGATGGTCGTCACGGTCATCCTGCTGACGACACTGCTCATGTTCCTGACCTTCGGATCGTTGGTCCTGCCGATCAAGGCAGCATTGATGAGCGCCCTCGGCCTGGGTTCGACGCTGGGTATCTTGACCTGGATCTTCATCGACGGCCACGGCAGTGAAATGCTCAACTTCACACCCGGTCCGATCATGTCGCCGGTTCTGGTGCTCATCATCGCCATCGTCTACGGGCTTTCCACCGACTACGAAGTCTTCCTGCTCTCACGAATGGTGGAAGCGCGTGCCCAGGGCGCGAGCACCACCGAATCCATCCGCATCGGAACAGCGCACACCGGGCGCATCATCACCGCGGCGGCATTGATCCTCATCGTGGTGACCGGCGCGTTCGGCCTGTCCGAGTTGGTGATGATGAAGTACATCTCGTACGGCATGATCGCGGCCCTGGTCATCGACGCCACCCTCATCCGCATGTTCCTCGTGCCCGCCACGATGAAACTGCTCGGCGACGATTGCTGGTGGGCCCCAGCCTGGATGAAACGAATCCAGCAGAAGATCGGACTGGGCGAGCCGATCCTCGACAACGAACTTGCGCTCGTCGATGTCCCCCAGCTCACGCCCGTCGGCGCGATCGCCGGACCGGCGCAAGCCAAAATCACCGAACCGGCGCAGGCAAAAGCTGCGACGCCGTCGCGGGTACTCCCGCCCACCACACCGGTCGGCGGCAAGCGCGAACCCGATCCCCTCACCGAACCCATTCCCCTCAGCGAGATGTCGGTCAAGGCGCCAACGCCCAAGACATACGCACCCGGTGAGACACCCCGTCGACGCAGTACCGACCGGCCGGCCAGTGCGCCGCAGGACCTGATCGAAGCACCGGTCCCCAACCCCACGTACAAGGCTGCAAAGACGGAACCGGCGGCAACCCCGCCTCCGACCGCTCGCCGCACCTCCCCCGCTACACCGGCCCCCGCCGAACGACCGATCGAAAGCTGGTTGTCGGACCTGCGCACGCCTGGTGAGACGCCACCTGCGTCGAGGCCGCTGCCTGTCGTCCGCACTTCCGCACCGACAAACGGTGCCGGAACCAACGGTGCGGCCACAAACGGTGCGGCAACAAACGGCGCAGCCACCAACGGAGCCGGAACCAACGGAGCTT
The nucleotide sequence above comes from Rhodococcus sp. KBS0724. Encoded proteins:
- a CDS encoding cation diffusion facilitator family transporter; this encodes MTTETEASADESTTTVVLAFAANALIAGAKTAAAVVTGSASMVAEATHSWADTGNEILLLIANRRSKRIPDREQPLGYGREAYIWSMFAALGLFALGAGVSITHGIQELFHSEPATDFGVAYAVLGVSFILEGISFRQAYKQLRAEASAVNSDVLTQALNTSDPTTRAVFAEDAAALIGLIIAFAGVLLHQITGSPIPDALGSILVGILLGVIAIILIDRNRRFLVGEEASPTLRAAGIKALTQLPDVNRITFLRMEYLGPRQVYLVASIDVVGDYAESRVAHTLRDLERTLEQSPRVVRAILTLSTPEEPSITV
- the epsC gene encoding serine O-acetyltransferase EpsC, whose amino-acid sequence is MSILGVIREDLQAARGQDPAARSNVENALVYSGLHAIWSHRIAHKMWAVPALRGPARVLSQLTRFATGIEIHPGATIGRRFFIDHGMGVVIGETAEIGNDVMLYHGVTLGGRSLEQVKRHPTLGDRVTVGAGAKILGPVVIGEGSAIGANAVVTRDVPADSIATGIPAVARPRTAKEKLVDPNSYIDPAMYI
- the cysK gene encoding cysteine synthase A; its protein translation is MTGIYNDVTELVGRTPLVRLNRLTDGLGAQVVAKLEFYNPANSVKDRIGVAIIDAAEKSGALKPGGTIVEGTSGNTGIALAMVGAARGYKVILTMPETMSTERRVMLRAYGAEIVLTPGADGMAGAVAKAKEIVEQTENAVSANQFGNPANPAIHEATTGEEVWADTDGAIDIFVAGIGTGGTLTGVGRTLKSRKPGVKIVGVEPADSPILTGGQPGPHKIQGIGANFVPDVLDREIYDEIVDVKFDDAVTTARALGTDEGILGGVSSGANVWAALELAKRPENAGKLIVVVVPDFGERYISTPLFEHIRD
- a CDS encoding phosphoenolpyruvate carboxykinase (GTP); its protein translation is MTSATIPGLNGTDGTPPTQHKELLAWVQEVAELTQPARVVFADGSDEEWDRLTNKLVEAGTFTRLNDEKKPNSFLGNSDPSDVARVESRTYICSKEEIDAGPTNNWMDPSEMRTLMGGLYSGSMRGRTMYVVPFCMGPLDAEDPKLGVELTDSEYVVVSMRVMTRMGSKVLEKLGTDGFFVKALHSLGAPLADGEADVAWPCNDTKYITHFPEDREIWSFGSGYGGNALLGKKCYSLRIASAMAHDEGWLAEHMLILKLISPEDKAYYIAAAFPSACGKTNLAMIQPTIPGWRAETLGDDIAWMRFGDDGQLYAVNPEFGFFGVAPGTNWSSNPNAMRTIDQGNTVFTNVALTDDGDVWWEGLEGDPQHLIDWKGNEWTPESGTQAAHPNSRYCTPMSQCPIMAPEWDDPKGVPISAILFGGRRKTTVPLVTEARDWQHGVFMGATVGSEQTAAAEGQVGTVRRDPMAMLPFLGYNVGDYFQHWIDLGKSADESKLPKVFYVNWFRRGDDGRFLWPGFGENSRVLKWIVERIEHKAAGIDTPIGVVPTGSALDIDGLDVSDADITEALAVNIDEWKAEIPLIEEWFDFVGEKLPTGIRDEFEALKQRLG
- a CDS encoding DUF6802 family protein, translated to MDGLLITAGVVDTGQCDVVADHLSAEGIDPATFGPGTGTLDVGDLTTTLDAFDLDGDGIVDSRVVSTDSSGSDAAAIVVVSDFDRDGAADRVTIVESDGDFAGWECHRDEQGVLVWDRIDSGTL
- the trmB gene encoding tRNA (guanosine(46)-N7)-methyltransferase TrmB, whose translation is MRDNGRVNEADQHALPTPNAGETEDSKGSRLHPRVTSFRSRRGALTDAQQKSWDRQWPLIGADVSDTPLDATAWFGRDAPLIIEIGSGTGTATAAMAKAEPHVNLIAIEVYRPGLAQLLQQVEREEIPNVRVLRGDAMDVLENMIAPESLTGVRVFFPDPWPKARHHKRRLLQAPTFSLIANRLKPGGVLHVATDHAEYAEWIEETGNAEPLLSALDWESPMTHERPVTKFEDKAHKVGSAITELIWGKIRA
- a CDS encoding NYN domain-containing protein; this encodes MSVSEQLSDDLESSGSPLDLGRDSRHPKRVLLVWDAPNLDMGLGAILGGRPTAAYRPRFDALGRWLLSRTAELSARESGNLEPEATVFTNIATGSADVVRPWVEALRNVGFAVFAKPKVDEDSDVDSDMLEHIALRYGEGLAGIMVASADGQAFREPLEDIAATGIPVQVLGFREHASWAVSSDVLDFVDLEDIPGVFREPLPRVSLDTLPDEGAWLQPFRPLSALLIGRKSVAE
- a CDS encoding MMPL family transporter, whose protein sequence is MFASWGSIVYRARFTVIAVMVAGLLGLAAYGLSLQDHLSQSGWDDPGSQSVEAAKLADGTFGRSTAGDVLALYTAPEGKTVDDPEFQAKVIDSLQRLVAEHPDQIMKINGSYFKVGDGLSVAALADPTKQHAVASVAIAGDNDTAVSNNFRDVESEFYIDGVNVQLAGLQPVANSLNDTMANDIKRMEMLAIPAVGILLFFVFGGVVAAALPLIVGGLTVIGANGIIRLITNFTEVNAFVAPVVSLVGLGLAIDYGLFIVSRFREEIAEGHDTPTAVRRTVMTAGRTVMFSATMVAVSLGGLLLFPQGFLKSVAYGAIAAVMLAAISSVTILPAILGILGKRIDALTFKRLRQTKTNEEIENGFWGNLTRWVMRHPLKVAVPIVAALLLMIIPLSGIKFGGINETYLPPDSPTRVAQAEFDELFPGNRTEPVRLVIQGADNTALGQIAKTANSAPGLVEKFTPEVATKDGVNVLKAGLTERNEARPTIDYLRSADWPEGTTVLVGGTPAIEQDSVDALLDRLPLMVVTVILLTTLLMFLTFGSLVLPIKAALMSALGLGSTLGILTWIFIDGHGSEMLNFTPGPIMSPVLVLIIAIVYGLSTDYEVFLLSRMVEARAQGASTTESIRIGTAHTGRIITAAALILIVVTGAFGLSELVMMKYISYGMIAALVIDATLIRMFLVPATMKLLGDDCWWAPAWMKRIQQKIGLGEPILDNELALVDVPQLTPVGAIAGPAQAKITEPAQAKAATPSRVLPPTTPVGGKREPDPLTEPIPLSEMSVKAPTPKTYAPGETPRRRSTDRPASAPQDLIEAPVPNPTYKAAKTEPAATPPPTARRTSPATPAPAERPIESWLSDLRTPGETPPASRPLPVVRTSAPTNGAGTNGAATNGAATNGAATNGAGTNGASTNGAGANGAGANGAATNGAASESTPNGPSSGNAASGRHRPDDGNAVSVSELIARQKRS